Part of the Coccinella septempunctata chromosome 3, icCocSept1.1, whole genome shotgun sequence genome is shown below.
ATCGTTACAAGTTtatgtaattaaaaaaaattaagataatACGGAAAATATACATCTTAGGAAAACATCCTCAACCTTTGACCAGCAGTGTTGAAACTTGCATGAAGTTTCTCTTCATTGGTGCAACTGcttgatgttaaaaaatatgTTTACGAAAATAAGAATCATTATTACTCTTTCAGGTGTACTTCAAGTGCTGGGAAAAATCACCGCATGTGGGTCATTTTCTGAAACACCGAGAAGAATATCTTGAACACCTAGATAAATTCCTTGAAGAAATCGGCTTTGGAGTTACCTCCAGTGAGAGATTGAAAGCTAAACTttaaatcataataaaatacacatttctcatgaaattttccatttttcgatTAATTGTAATTGAACCTCAAAAGTGGACGTAAACAAGACAATTCAAATTGCTATCATTGCAGTATTTAATATTTCATATTACCACAGCCCTAAAGAAGAATATTCCCGGCATTTTAAATTAAAAGTCCCACTTCTTTTCGTTTAAAACTACTTGGCAGTTTACTTAACAATATATTTTGTATACTTTGCAAGCAAGCAAGTATGAATCATTGATTTATCATTTCTCatcaaaatttcagttttctgattaaagaatagttttcgaatttctaTATGAATTTACTCATTACAGGATGACGCCGGATGCTCACTAAATGTATGGCAGATTTGACATTTTCAAAGTGACCTTAAACTCAAAATATGTAATTCATATTATATTATGGAAAAGTCCAGTCAGGTAATAATATGTTACAGACTGCACGTTCTTTACTTAAATTTTGAAGTGAGCACGTTTCAGGAATTGTTCATTTTGATACCTATTTTGACACTATTAAATCTTGTATTGTAAAAGTTTGAAGAACCTTTTATATACCAtagtttcataaaaaatatcgtCTCATTGAAAATTATCACCTAAGTGATTCATAAAATGCACTGAATAATGATAATTGCTATGAAAACCAATGAGAAGCAAATTGTGCTGAAATGTTCTGTGATTGAATAAAGTATCGAATTTTCAGTTTAGGGCAAAACCGCGTTAACTCTGATGTCTATTCAATTTCCGAAGATTTACATTAAGATAAGTAGATATTCCGGTTTCAACTGCACCTCAGAATTCCATCCTGAAATCTgatttttgaaatgaacaggTTTTCTTATATCTGTAGAGTATTTTACCATGTAAACATTTGTAGGTTGATTAAAAATAGATTTTGAGAATTTCTCTTTGTAAACCTCCAGAATCTattgatatattttattttctatgaattttaaACCAGCTGAATATCTAACTACCAAAAGCACTGGCGCATCCAGAGTGAGTTTGGGAGAGTTTCTGGACAAGTTTTAGGGAACTGACCTAAACTATCTATAAGATGATGGGCGAAAGGAACGGGGGTTTGATTTTATGTCTGTCCTAGATTTAGAAAGGAAAACTTTTCTGGGGAGAGTAATATCTGCTTCCTTTAGCTCTTCGTAGTAGTCCTTCTCTATTTGGCATTATGTAATGCAATGAGGTTTATCATTATCAATGAATGATTGGCCAAATGCCCGCCAAAGCATTGGCAAGCTGTTGTGAGTCAGGTAAACGGTGTAATTGCTTTGACATTGCAGGGAGCGAATTTTCAAAACGCTTTTGGTTTGGAGAGGCAGCGAGCCAATCCATTCGACTAATGGCTAATGCATGCATTTCTATATGGTCGTTGACAATTCTTACCCGGTGTGGACGGAGCATTATCGTCGCTTAACATAAAATTGTCGCCAATGGCTGCCACAAAGGAAACAATAATGAGGTCTACAATCAAATCACGATACCTTAGTGGTGTCATGGTTTAATTTTTGGCGATAATAAGATCTGAAAGGATAAGAAAAATTATTACGTAGGGATGTTCTTTCCGCCATCATCCTGAAGGTGGCTAAGCGTTCGATTCGGATCGAAGCAGTTCTTGTTATTTATACCAGAGGGTGGCCATCAGTCTGTACATATGTATTCTTATTACCTACCTACCTATAGCATTAATCCATTAATGCCTCACTGAGGGCGTTATCCTATGTTTCCATCTTCAGCTCTACGGTACAAACTGTACGGAGAAAACCGTCGTTACCTGCATATCACGTTGTTTTATGCCAATTTCGAATGCTGAATCAAGATAAACACTTTCTTCTTCGTTATGAATAATAACGAAATTCAATACCAGCATTTAATCTGCATTAATATATTCAGGGAATATGGAAAGAGATGTTTTAACGGAACTATGTATATATGATATTCACTGGAACTGAAACTTCGATCAGGCAATTTGGCTTCAtgccaaaaaactgaaatataccTGAAATGGATCTTGATTTTTATTGGAACAATTTAACTTCAACAAAACACAATAGAGTAAAATATCCCTGCTTAAACCCGGTACTTTCGTCTTTCACCtacgaataaattttattcaacgaataatgacgtaccgacattcgatctatgacaaataaactcttctaattaagtttcaatgacagatttattcgatgaataacactatctgaaagtgaaaagactgcatttttactaatcttacgaataagacttaataaatgcgaataaatttatttattcgcacgtgaaagtaccgggcctaaagaAAACGGAACTCGGACAGCTTTTTTTACAACGTTgaggttattattattattaaatatgCTACCGTTAGTCTTCAGCAAATGGTCACACATATTATCTATGTAGTACAATAAAGACAGGGAGTTGATCTTACTTTAAGtaagtttgaaaaatttaatcgtGCTCGACATATTGAGGATTCGTGAGTAGAGaagtttttcattataaatAGGAGAGAAGTCGTTATTCGGTTATCACATTGagcttgaaatttgctggaatcCCGATATGTTCTATGTTCTTTGTCACGCATGAGTGATTCAATAAAGATTTGCACTCTTCTAGGCCATCCTATGacgaataatgaaaaaatcgaaattcaaaagaaatgttggaaaatataaaaagggTTTTTATTGATCATTGCATACATTTTCAACACGCAATATATTATCTATATATAGTtctgaaaattatataaaagaCTGGTAAATGATATCACTGGACTTTATCGATCAGTTAATCTTAGATTAATGAATATAAATTATATCGATTTACTGTATATTGACAAGAGTGAAAGTGTCCATTTTTTCCTGTTTTCTAGGACACCTTCCTTTTGGTCTGAGATAAGCGCCGAATTCACAGATTGGTATGCCACACCTCCTCTCCAGTACGCATCTGAAATCACaagattatattttttgttgttgaagttTGAAAAGAAATTGTAACTCACTTTCTGTCTGCTAAACTGAAATATTCCAAACCATTCTTCATCCGTGCACAGTCCGGATTTGACTCTTCGCAACTACATGTGCATTCTGATTGGTGATATTTTTGTTTGGGGCTGAAACTTCCTGGACAAACGCACCTGTAATTATTGGCAAGAATGAGTTCCGATAAATAATGCTTCCAAATGGAAATCCTCGTTATACTTTTAACTGTGCATATTGAGAAACCTCttgaaattttaaataattttttctgaaaatagtTTCTACTATAACCATTTGACATTTCAATCGAAAGAATTGGACCAGCAAACTTCGAACCGCGATTAGGTACACATAAACTTCTGTTATTTGACAGACGCATTTGGTGTTTGAAGCCAATTAACTGTGATGTGGCGttatataaaattcaaattctttctTCTAATTAACTAGTCTTCAGTCGGCTTATTTTTTGCGGTAAAAGCAGTAGCTGCCTTTTGGGAGACAGGCGGATGTAATAAATCGGAGGCGCCCTAAGCTATTCTGTATGTAAATATTTAGGGGCACAGTTTACCTGGAAGCATATTTCGGACGAAAATATGAGGAACGCTAAATTTTTCCATACAAGCAAGATTGTCCTATTTCAGACATCCATACAATCATACAAAAGTGGAATTTCTCATACAGATATGCAACGAATAGTCAAGATTAAGCAGAATTGCTTCGTGAACATTGATTCATGAACATGAAGTTTGATATAAAATCTCGTTTCCACCGTGTTTTCTTTCTCGCTTTTAATCACATTGAATACCATAGGCGCTTTATATAgtgagaaaaataattttttgtttctcttTCGCCCAGATCAAGCAAGAAAGTATATAACTATTTATTGTTTCCATTTTTTCATAGTTCTTCAAATTTAGTATCTCATCAGTAACGAACCAATGATTGAAAATGTTATTATATCATTAATGAACTGTCACTGCACAAAATCAGTTTTACCTTTTGGGTACTAACACCAACTTTTTATATGATAGCTCTTTGAAGAGATGTAGTTTGAGGCAATAAGTCGAAAAAGTTTCGGACGGCAAAAAAGGCAATAGCCCAAGAGCCAAATCTAAAATAATGGCAAACAGGAGGTCTTTTTTAAGAAATGTTACGAAAGAAATCATAaatcatttttctaaaaaatttatatatgaaTGATCGATGTTGGTGTATCTTATTATTGTAAAAAGGTAAatattgaatgttttgattttgAATCTTTCTTCTATGAAGAGATCGAAAATtaaacaattcaaaaataaaattatgcaCTCACCCCTGGAACCGCTACTACAACAAGCCCAATCTTGATAGATTgacgagatttattactagaagagttgctttttcagaatatttatcatatttagatctacgatgattttcgtGGGAGATTCTCGTGTCAAAATttgtccttcgaaaaatcccgaaaaagatgaGGTTACTTAAAAATTTGTAAAGACCGTACGGTTGCACCGAGCTCTATGAAATTTCGacatttattactagaagagctgcTATTCCAGGatgtgtatcacatttagatctgcgataatttttctgTGATATACGCGcatgtcgaaagttgacctttgaAAAGTTTCCGAAAAGATGTGGTCAGTAAAATAATCGTCATGACCGGACGGTCGCACCGAACTGGATGAAATTCCGAGAAGCTTTTTGGGAacttgagagaaaatttttttcgactatcgaaaaatgatttcatttccaccttcaaataagaataagtCTCAAAgtaattttctttcaaacaAATCACTCCTACTAGAATACAAGAGTCCAATCTTCTTGAAAAGTTTCGAGAATATCGAGGAATTTGCTGTTAATTCGGAAAACATATGTAACGCGTAACGCCCCGTGTATATCTTGATACGAAACATTAAAGAGAAAGGTCTACAGTACCTTTCCGACTCCAAATAATTGTGAGATTAATATTCTGAAATTGTtcgcaatattttttaaatactCTGTATATGTTCTAAGGGTTGAATACTCATGCAATGATTGAACTTTATTTGACCTCGAAATTTCGATATCACAGGTCAAATCTGAATAATTTCTCAATTTATATGGGAGTGAGTAAACGTTTTTGAAAGCCGaaattcaatttccaacaaTTATTAATTGTTAATCTGAAATATTGAGAGTCAACCACGATATGTTAAAGCATTGAGTGGAATATATACTCAATGGTGCGAAAGAAACAGGTTTTTCATAATATATGTCACTGGTTCATCAGACTCTACGTGTTTTATATTTCttgaatgatttcaataggACGATGTTTCTACGAACTACTCAACTCCATACGTCTAGTCTTTTCATATTGTAGGACTGTAGGTGAAGGTAGTCAAAAATGCATTTAAGTGTCGAAAGATTTCTCTGAAATCTGAAGCAAATTCGAAAAGATAGAAATCAAACACGGTTTTCATTCACTTCAAAAATTTGATCTCAAAGTGAAAACGTATTCTAGAAATTTCAAAAGAATCCGGAATTCTGTTTTTTGATTTATAGGAATATGGCAAAGTTGTAATACTACAactacaaaatggcgaatgcgatgGTTCACTCCCAACAACGAAAGTGAATCCTCATTTACACAGGCAGTAACGTCCAGGCTTGACGCATCTCGTGATAATCGAGTGACCAATGTGAGCTTTGCCTTACACATTCGAATGGTTtgcttattatttttttctgaatagaaaatatttcagtataaatttttcattgattggaTTTAAATGATATGGAAACATTCGAAATCAAGAAATCAATGGTTAGACAAAATCAATATAATTTCAATACAGGATTCACCGAATGAGTGGAACGCTTATTTGTTTAATCGAAAGATCAATGATAATTGGAACAATTGGTCtttattcatttcaatgatGACAATGCAACGTATCGTGCTCTAATACCACCTTATATGCCCTGGCATCAATTTGAtttaaggtgcctacagattactctgacgacGTGACGTAGGATCATCATaatcataatgcgcatgattcaaattGTTCTGGCGGCAAGTGGGACCTGCATTTCGACGCACAAAACCATATGTTATTTTTCAATCATGCGAATTATGACgggggcccacgtcacgtcagagtaatatGTAGGCAACTTTAGGAATTAAAATGCTTTTCTGAACAATTTGCTTCCAGACCTGAAGCGCCGCAAGCTCTACCAGTTTATTGGCGAAGTGCTTGTTCATTGTCTTTTTTTTACCtaatattgaaaaaagttgaattcATCTCGAAATTATATTTATATGATATAAACTCAGTGGAAGAGAAGTTAATGAGGACACTTTAACTGGGTGTACGCAAATGAGGACTTTTGGCAATTATTAAAGTTCATTAATTTCAGGAAATTATGTTTTGGAAATTTTGCTAGTTTTTGTATTTCTTGCAGGCACCGCTACGATAATAAGCTGGTAGGTAAGTtctttatatttaaaaaaaaataatagtatGCTTACTAGGGTATTTAAAGGAGAGTATAGAAGATTTTGCAACGTTTCTATACTTTATACTTAATCTCACCTCTCCAAGTTTTGCGGTGTTGTACTCCTCGACTCAATTCCAGCTTTGAACTGAATTCCGTTGCTTTCTTGACTGTCGGTATACTTCGTTTTTTCTATACAAGTACATTCCGTGTGATTCCAAAATGTGAGCTTCTCAATTTTAGACTGGAGTGTGCCGAGTGTTTTTGCCTGAAGAGAAAAAGAATTACGGTTTTATAAATGTCACAGGACCGATGAAGAGTCAGATTTTATAGCGTTgtattaattcaaaaaaaagattatatttcaatatcaaaatacataaatttcAATACCTTGAAACAATatcatatatacatatatttgcCCTTAATTCTAACGAATGACTGTAACTCCTCTTCATTATTAATTTCAAAATCAGGTACCCACCACTGTTAACGTTGCATCTGTCTGGAAActcataaaatatgaatatgaTAGGTGTTGCTGGTATAAATTATAGGGAAAGGAAGCAttaacagatttcgaatacatCTTACGTTTTTGCAGGCATGTATTTGCATAATTGAGAAActttacatatatgtatatgtgaCTTGTGGGGCAACTTGAATATTTACTGAAAACCTAGGTGGTATGGATTGTATAGCCTTCGAAAGAAGTGCAAGATTAATATGCAGTTTACAATAAGATTCAATCTGATCAGATTTATATTAGTAATTATTGAATAATCCTGAATTTCATACTAGCAGGCACCAGATGTAGGGGAAAGGTAAGGGGGCAAAGAGGATCACCTCTGCCGCAGACGTCAGTTTCAGAGAGCGCCAAAATCTAAATAATaatatgattgaaaaaaagcatCCGACAACCCAgttttttaaattattcattacTGAACTGAAAAACTAAATTTGATGATCTTCAGGTGGGTAAACTTACACTAACGTCTCTGTTAGTGAAAATTGAAAGTAAAGTACGTAATTCAATCAGTTTAATTATGGATATTCCTCAAATGTTGGCCACATCAAATTCATtacaatattattttattttgaaacgcCTAGTTGGTTATCTCAAACACATTCTTAGGGTTCATTCTACAATGCTACAACGATTTGGAGTAATATTCTTCGAAAGATTAATAGATTGAGAGTTGACATGCAAAAAAGAAGTCATAGAATCATTTCGCACTGATGATAGAGATTTTTAGTATTAAAATATTGGTATTCTACTACTACTGGACATGGACTAGAAcgaccgtagatagaggaaagagaagataccgcattgcgcagctacgaaggagagctctctgtgtccaacatcaacttgtttttgtttacgtttaacccaatccgaatctatctttttcggcatattttccacaaatcACACAATTTCCAGGTATGTCAAcaccgaaattcttgatactcaagtcttaaaacgcacgaaacactattacatcgaacacaaatacgataataaacattcaaatattggggtaaacgtaaacaaacatggagtagatgcaTAGTAAATGacaacaaaaacatagagatgttggacacacttttcttgttgtttacgttatcttccccttcctctatctacgagAACGACATCAACAGGTTTATTTACAGCCATTGTGATAGGGAAATATATGTCCAAAGTGATAGCCAACCTTGGTAGAGATTAGGCACTTTAAGAAGAAGATATCTTTGAAgtatttatttttaaatataaatGGAAGAAAAGACCATTCAATACACACACAAGTAGACCGAATATTCTTAAATTTGTTGTAGAGTGAAACTGCGCCAATATTATCCCAGACGGAAGGAAaatatattatgaaaataaGTATATAAATAGTTTGTTCCAGTTTAATTTTCGGAAGCGGAAAGGATCATTAATCGGACTCCGTCCTACTATTTTAACAGATATGGTTGATCTATGAATGTAATGAAAGCTTGGTATTCATCCAACAATTTATTTATGAATAATGGACCCTATACAACCAAATTACTTCTAGCTCTAATTGTTAGCGTCGGGTTACCATTCATGGTATCAAGTTGTTGCTTATATAGTAAACATATAGTAAGCTATTGGATTGATGTAGACGATACttaatgaaaatccatatttaACTTGAAACAGGTTAGgtattagatttttttttattttgtgaaaatcatatattcTGTGTTGAGTTATATCCGACTAGTTGTAGGAAAGTCCGTTAACATTTAATACTCCATTAAAACatgttaatcctccattttcccttcaaaaatgacagttttaaattttgatggggcattaaatcttaatggactttcctgcaactggaccgACTGGACGATAGTaagctatatatttttaatttgtttttaAGTTAATCCCACGACGCTACTCTTTGGCTTCAATACATGAGGTATTGTATTGAATATCTAGTTAGTATACGAAAAAGCAGTTCCATGATTTTCATCTTGGTTATTCAATTGCTAATTTGTATTCGTTTCGCTATTTCTTTCTTCTTAACGTTGTTGAGCTTTTTTACTTCTCACTTCTAGGAAGAGGATTTCAAGTTATTATTCCTGCTAATTCGCCCTATTATGCGAAACTTCAATTTTTATGAAGACTACATCGAATTAACACTCTGATTCCCAGTTTCATAAAGTTTGATCGGCGAATCAAGCATTTGATTGACGGTTACCGGTTTTCAATTGGTAATTCCCTTCCTGACTTCCAGCATTCATGTTTCATCAAATAATGATCAATTTTCATCCATTTATTGATTCTagattgcaatttttcaattgttCCATACACAAATTTCAGTGGGGTCCTGAAAAACATCATAAAACAAAAGTATGCCATTTATTCATCAGTGTGGCCAACTGGGAACGGAACTTTTCAGAAAAACGTTATACCTCTCGATTTTTCCTTAAAGAGAAGTATTATCTATCGGTAATTTTCACCCCACCACTTTTAACTCAAAATATTTACAGGACATTTGGATTCGAGACAGATTTTCGAACTCTATGTATGTTATCCATACATTATTACGCCAAATAATACAATAAGTATTCAAATCgccaattttttcatgaattatcTACTGAATGAAGTGGCAAACCAAATTTCTACGGAATTTTCCATTAAAATGAATGGTTACTCACGTAAAAATAGAGTTGAACTTCATTCTGCGTCTTTGGTCCACATCGCATATTATGATGCTGACAGCAACCAGTATCCTCAGCACATCTATGCAGAACGGTGCAATGTGGAGTGTAAGATTTTGAAGGATCAGGGTGTTCACTCTGTACTGAAATTACTCTAGGTAGCGGCCTTTTGCAAGTTCCTTCAGAGCTTACCCGCATGTAGTGGACTCTAGCTAAGGTAGCAGACGTTTCTGAAAAAGAAAGTACATATAGTAATACAATGAAATTGCTTACATATATAAGCTATCATAATGTTCCTTTCACTAATTGgtttatatttcaaaatgtaATATAACGAAATATTCACCTCTAATTATCTTGGGAATGTAATCATTTTTATGACaagatgaaaagaaaaattaaaaaatcccACAAATCTAACATATATGTAGTAGTTTTCCATTGTATATAAGTCGGGCAAAATAGGAATCTTGGACTGCTtgcattattgaattttttctctgATCGAAGGGATCAAAACATTATTGGCCCTTAGGTATCGTTATGAATTATTTATTGCGCTTGCGTGATATTTATTCAGCTTTGTGTTTTTAAGGGTCACGTAATATCGTTATGTCCCAACCATCTGTTTCTGTAGCATATGTTCCGTTGCAGGAATATGAAGTTCTGACCCATACTATTCTACTACTATCTACTCTTTCTTTCCCATTCATAGTGTATTGACTCATGCATGAAAGAGGATTTGTTTAACTTGAATTA
Proteins encoded:
- the LOC123309974 gene encoding uncharacterized protein LOC123309974 — its product is MWIPTVHTVIVYFCACAIAAEIRTKHEQNHRKSIVKRSLDPYNKYHKYSTNNLNSFNNKYNSYNSLNTLKLRHQSRFPNLDKVMSRVNNMRFGSESKSEVHNKLRHRSWYEKRTTTTTTPPPDENVENYFDDYGSDKESDDEWGYDDVEYEDYEDDGVFSDLPDWQAEEATEKTTTTTPVYRQMSKISEMKWQMYGTRKKVEENRKKELFGSNSGSETSATLARVHYMRVSSEGTCKRPLPRVISVQSEHPDPSKSYTPHCTVLHRCAEDTGCCQHHNMRCGPKTQNEVQLYFYAKTLGTLQSKIEKLTFWNHTECTCIEKTKYTDSQESNGIQFKAGIESRSTTPQNLERCVCPGSFSPKQKYHQSECTCSCEESNPDCARMKNGLEYFSLADRKCVLERRCGIPICEFGAYLRPKGRCPRKQEKMDTFTLVNIQ